The Streptococcus oralis region GAAAGTTATCCAAAGACTTTGCTAAAAACATTTCTTTATTGGGGCTGGAGGAGCGTCCGCAACAGTTGGAATTTGCGGAGAAGATTGAGCAATTATTGGAAGAACACCAGATTTCCTTTATCCAAGCCCAAACGGGACTGGGTAAGACTTATGGTTATCTCCTCCCAGCTTTGAACTTGGAGAGTCAAGCAGGTATCCTAGTGAGTGTTCCGACCAAAATTCTTCAAAATCAAATCATGCAAGAAGAAGGTCAGCGCTTAAAAGAGGTTTTCCATCTGGAGATTCATAGTCTCAAGGGGCCTCAAAATTACTTAAAACTGGATGCCTTTCACCAAGTCTTCCATCGACCGGAGTCCAATCGCCTTTTCACTCGCTTTAAGATGCAACTGCTTATCTGGCTAACAGAGACAGAAACAGGTGACTTGGACGAAATCGGGCAACTTTACCGCTACCAGCATTTTCTGCCAGAACTAGTCCACGATGGCAAGCTTTCAAAGAAAAGTTTATTTGCTACAGAGGATTTTTGGAAACGAGGGCAGGAAAAGTGCAAGACCAGTCGTGTTCTTCTGACCAATCATGCCTATCTGGTCACTCGTTTGGAAGACAATCCAGAGTTTGTTGATAACCGTTTGGTAATTTTGGATGAAGCTCAAAAAATGCTGCTAGCTCTCGAAAATCTAGCCCAGCAGGCTTATCACCTTGAGGATCTTGTAACTCAAATTGAAAAGTCCTTAGAGTCAGAGGAAGATTTGGTTCAGAAACGCTTGCTTGAGAGTATTAGCTTTGAATGTCGATACTTGATGGAGCAGTATCAATCAGGTCTTAAGAATGGAAAGTGGTTGGATTCTCTTGAAGAGTTGCGCCAGCATTTTTCGGAGTTAGCTCTCCCAGAGTATAGAGAGATTGCAAACTTTTTCACCTCGGACCGTGAATTTTGGCTTGCTACAGCAGAAAAATCGAGCAAGGATGTCTTGATTTGTTCAAGTAAAAAAGGCCGCTTTATACTAGCAGACCTATTGCCAGAAGATTGCAGGCTCCTAGGAGTATCTGCCACTCTTGAAATCAGCAATCGGGTTTCCCTAGCAGATTTATTGGGATTTCCAGACGCTCCGCTTGTTAAGCTTGATGTAGCAAAACAGGAGCAACAAGAAGTCTTTCTAGTCAATGACTTTCCTCTTGTGACAGAAGTTTCGCCTTTTGACTATGCTAGTGAAGTGGCTTCTGTTATCCGAAGGTTACAAGCCTTTCAAGAACCCTTATTGGTCTTGTTTACCTCAAAAGAAATGCTGCTGGCAGTTTCGGACCTGCTCGACCAACCGCATCTAGCTCAGTATAAAAATGGGGAACCAAGCCAACTGAAAAAACGTTTTGAAAAAGGTGAACGCCAGATCTTGCTTGGAACAGGCAGTTTCTGGGAAGGAGTTGATTTTTCAACCCATCCTTGCGTGATTCAAGTGATTCCGAGATTGCCTTTCCAAAACCACCAAGAACCTTTAACAAAAAAATTAAACCAAGAACTGCGTCAAGAAGGGAAAAATCCTTTCTATGATTATCAGTTGCCGATGGCGATTATTCGGCTAAAACAAGCCCTTGGTCGTACTGTTAGACGACCTGACCAAGGTTCGGTTGCTGTAATCTTAGACAGTCGAGTTGTCAGCAAGCGTTACGGCAAACAAATCGCCCAGGCCTTGTCAAAAGAAAGGGCTGTTCAGGTTCTTTCTATAGAACAGCTAGAGCCTGCTGTAGCTGATTTTCTCCAATTTCGTCGCAATAGAATGAAAGAAAAATCCCAGAAAGAGAAAAGGTAAAAAATATGAAACGTTCACTCGACTCTCGAGTCGATTATAGCCTTCTCCTACCAGTGTTTTGTTTACTGGTGATTGGAGTAGTGGCCATTTATATAGCAGTTAGTCATGACTATCCAAATAATGTATTACCAATTCTAGGTCAGCAAATCGCTTGGATTGCCTTGGGTCTTGTCATTGGATTTGTGGTCATGTTCTTTAATACCGAGTTTTTATGGAAGGTGACTCCCTATCTTTATGGTCTAGGGCTAGCTTTGATGGTCCTCCCTCTTGTTTTCTACAATCCAAATCTTGTAGCGTCAACAGGTGCCAAGAACTGGGTATCGATTGGTGGAACGACACTTTTCCAGCCATCGGAATTCATGAAGATTTCCTATATCTTGATGTTGGCTCGAGCCATTGTAAGATTCACTCAAAAACACAAGGAATGGCGACGGACTATTCCCTTGGATTTCCTATTGATTGGTTGGATGATCGCCTTTACCATACCAGTCTTGATCCTCTTAGCCCTACAAAGTGACTTAGGGACTGCCTTGGTCTTTGTAGCTATTTTTTCCGGTATGGTTCTCCTTTCAGGTGTTTCGTGGAAGATTATCATTCCGGTTTTTGCGACAGGAGTGACTGCTGTTGCAGGCTTTATGGCCATTTTTATAAGCAAGGATGGACGTGCCTTCTTGCATCAGATTGGAATGCCAACTTACCAGATCAACCGCATCTTGGCTTGGCTCAATCCCTTTGACTTTGCGCAAACAACGACTTACCAACAGGCGCAGGGACAAATTGCGATTGGAAGTGGTGGCTTGTTTGGACAAGGTTTCAATGTGTCCAATCTCCTCATTCCAGTACGCGAGAGCGATATGATTTTCACCGTGATTGCTGAAGATTTCGGCTTCATTGGTTCGGTCTTTGTGGTTGCCCTGTACTTGCTTCTTATTTACCGGATGTTGAAGATTACGCTCAGGTCAAATAACCAGTTCTACACCTACATTTCGACTGGATTTATCATGATGTTGCTCTTCCATATCTTTGAAAATATCGGTGCCGTGACAGGCTTACTTCCTTTGACAGGGATTCCTCTACCTTTCATCTCTCAAGGGGGCTCCGCAATTATTAGCAACCTCATTGGTGTCGGTCTCCTCTTATCTATGAGTTACCAGACCAACCTAGCGGAGGAGAAAAGTGGAAAAGTTCCATTCAAACGAAAGAAAGTCGTCCTAAAACAAATCAAATAAGGAGGCCACTATGGCAACAGTAGCAGTTATCTTGGCCCAAGGTTTTGAAGAAATTGAAGCCTTGACAGTAGTCGATGTCTTGCGTCGAGCAAACATTTCCTGTGATATGGTAGGATTTGAAGAGCACGTGACAGGATCACATGGCATTCAGGTAAAAGCTGACCGTATCTTTGATAGTGATTTGTCTGACTATGACTTGGTAGTTCTTCCGGGTGGCATGCCAGGATCAGCTCACCTACGGGATAATCAAGCCCTCATTTCTGAGATTAAAGCCTTTGACAAAGCTGGAAAGAAAATTGCTGCCATCTGTGCAGCCCCAATCGCCCTCCATCAAGCAGGTGTCCTGAAAGACAAGCACTTTACTTGTTATGACGGAGTTCAGGAGCAAATTACTGACGGAATTTATCAAAAGCAAACAGTGGTTGTAGATGGCAATCTAACAACCAGCCGAGGACCGTCAACCGCACTTGCCTTTGCCTATGAGTTGGTAGAGCAGTTGGGAGGAGATGCTGAAAGTTTACGAGTTGGCATGCTCTATCGAGATGTCTTTGGAAATCAACAGTAAGACGAGAGTTCGGCTCTCGTTTTTTACTTGGAAAAATCTAGGAAATCATCGCTTTTTTCATAAAAAAATGGTATAATGAAGGGTATGAAATATCACGACTATATATGGGATTTAGGTGGTACCCTATTGGATAATTATGAGACTTCTACTGCAGCCTTTGTAGAAACCTTAGCCCAATACGGAATAGAGCAAGAACACGACTGTGTCTACGAAGCCTTGAAGGTTTCGACAGCTTTTGCCATTGAGAAGTTTGCTCCAGATATCGAGGATTTTTTAGAGCACTACAAAGAAAATGAAGCACGTGAGCTAGAGCACCCAGTTTTGTTTGAGGGAATTCCAGAATTACTCAAAGACATTTCGGACAAGGGTGGTCGCCATTTCTTAGTTTCTCATCGAAATGACCAAGTGCTAGAACTTCTTGCTAAGACCCAGATAGCGAACTACTTCACCGAGGTGGTGACTGCCAGTTCTGGCTTTAAACGGAAACCAGATCCTGAGTCCATGATTTATTTACGTGATAAATATCATATTACATCTGGTTTGGTCATTGGTGACAGAAATATTGATGTAGAAGCAGGTAAAGCTGCTGGCTTAGATGCCTATCTTTTTAATAACGTTGCGACATTGAGACAAGCAATAGACATGTAAGAAAAGGGAAAAAATGACAGAAGAAATCAAAAATCAACAGGCACAGGATTATGATGCCAGTCAAATTCAAGTTTTGGAGGGACTTGAAGCTGTTCGTATGCGTCCAGGTATGTATATTGGATCGACTTCAAAAGAAGGTCTTCACCATCTAGTATGGGAAATCGTTGATAACTCAATTGACGAAGCCCTAGCTGGATTTGCCAGTCACATCCAAGTCTTTATAGAGCCAGATAACTCCATCACCGTAGTGGATGATGGGCGTGGAATTCCTGTTGATATTCAGGAAAAGACAGGACGTCCCGCTGTTGAGACCGTCTTTACAGTTCTTCACGCTGGAGGAAAATTCGGCGGTGGCGGTTACAAGGTTTCAGGTGGATTGCACGGTGTAGGTTCATCAGTAGTAAACGCTCTTTCAACGCAACTAGATGTTCATGTCCACAAAAATGGTAAGATTCATTACCAAGAATACCGTCGTGGTCATGTTGTTGCTGATCTTGAGGTGGTTGGAGATACGGATAAAACGGGAACAACAGTTCACTTCACACCAGATCCAGAGATTTTTACAGAAACAACAACTTTTGACTTTGAAAAATTAAACAAACGTATTCAAGAACTAGCCTTTTTGAATCGAGGCCTTCGAATCTCCATCACAGATAGGCGTGAAGGTCTCGAACAGACTAAACATTACCACTATGAGGGTGGGATTGCTAGCTACGTTGAATATATCAACGAGAACAAGGATGTGATCTTTGATACACCAATCTACACAGACGGTGAGATGGATGATATCACAGTTGAAGTAGCCATGCAGTACACAACCGGTTACCACGAAAACGTTATGAGTTTCGCCAATAACATTCACACCCATGAAGGTGGAACACATGAGCAAGGTTTCCGTACAGCTCTGACGCGTGTTATCAATGATTATGCCCGCAAGAATAAGCTACTAAAAGACAATGAAGATAACCTAACAGGAGAAGATGTCCGTGAAGGTTTGACAGCAGTTATCTCAGTTAAGCATCCAAATCCGCAGTTTGAAGGACAAACCAAGACCAAACTGGGGAATAGTGAAGTAGTCAAGATTACCAATCGCCTCTTCAGCGATGCCTTCTCTGATTTCCTTATGGAAAATCCACAGATCGCCAAGCGTATCGTGGAAAAAGGGATCTTGGCTGCCAAGGCTCGTGTAGCTGCCAAGCGTGCGCGTGAAGTCACACGCAAGAAATCTGGTTTGGAAATTTCCAATCTTCCTGGAAAACTAGCAGACTGTTCTTCGAACAACCCAGCTGAAACCGAACTCTTCATCGTCGAAGGAGACTCAGCTGGTGGATCAGCCAAATCTGGTCGTAACCGTGAGTTCCAGGCTATCCTTCCAATTCGTGGTAAGATCTTGAACGTTGAAAAAGCTAGCATGGATAAAATCCTTGCAAACGAAGAAATTCGAAGTCTTTTCACAGCCATGGGAACAGGATTTGGTGCAGAATTTGATGTCACTAAGGCTCGTTACCAAAAACTCGTTTTGATGACCGATGCCGATGTTGATGGAGCCCACATTCGAACTCTCCTGCTAACCTTGATTTACCGCTACATGAAACCAATCTTAGAGGCTGGTTATGTCTATATTGCCCAACCACCGATTTATGGGGTTAAAGTGGGAAGTGAGATCAAAGAATACATTCAACCTGGTGCAGATCAAGAAATTAAACTCCAAGAAGCCTTAGCACGTCATAGTGAAGGGCGTTCAAAACCAACCATCCAACGTTATAAAGGTTTGGGAGAAATGGATGACCACCAATTGTGGGAAACAACCATGGATCCTGAACATCGCTTGATGGCGCGTGTTTCGGTAGATGATGCTGCCGAAGCAGATAAAATCTTTGATATGTTGATGGGGGATCGAGTAGAACCTCGTCGCGAATTTATCGAAGAAAACGCTGTTTACAGTACACTTGACGTCTAAAAAATGTGGGAAATAGTTCCCTTGGTTTAAAAAATATGATATAATCATTACGATTGTTTCTAGTATAAAAGGAGTTTGATATGTCTAATGGACAACTAATTTATCTAATGGTTGCGATTGCAGTCATTCTGATCTTAGCTTATGTAACAGCTATCTTTTTACGTAAGCGTAATGTAAGCAGATTAACGGCCCTTGAAGAAAGAAAAGAAGAACTCTACAACCTTCCTGTAAATGATGAGGTTGAAGCAGTTAAAAACATGCACTTGATTGGTCAAAGTCAGGTGACCTTCCGTGAATGGAACCAAAAATGGGTTGATTTATCTCTGAATTCATTTGCTGATATTGAAAATCACCTCTTTGAAGCTGAAAGCTACAATAATTCTTTCCGTTTTTTCAAAGCTGCTCACAAGATTGATCAAATTGAAAGCCAAATTGGCTTGATTGAAGAAGATATTGCAGCTATTCGCAATGCCCTTTCTGAACTTGAAAAGCAAGAATCTAAGAATAGTGGCCGTGTCCTTCATGCCTTGGACTTGTTTGAATCCCTTCAACATACCGTTGCAGAAGACTCGGAGAAATATGGGAAGGCCCTTCCTGAGATTGAGAAACAATTGGAAAACATCCAATCTGAATTCTCTCAATTTGTTACCCTAAATTCATCAGGTGACCCAGTTGAAGCGGCAGCAATTCTTGATTCAACTGAAAATCATATTCTTGCTTTGACACACATCGTTGAGCGAATTCCAGCTCTTGTTGAAACCTTGACAAAGGAACTGCCAGAACAATTAGCAGATTTGGAAGAAGGCTATCGCAAGCTGTTGGATGCCAACTACCACTTTACAGAAACAGATATCGAGTCTCGTTTCCAACTTTTGCATGAATCTTTGAAGAATAATCAAGAAAACATCCGTCAGTTGGAGTTGGACAATGCAGAGTATGAAAATAATCGCATCCAAGAAGAAATCAACGCCCTTTATGATATCTTCACTCGTGAAATTGCAGCTCAAAAAGTAGTTGAAAGTCTTCTTGCTACATTACCAACTTATCTCAACCACTTGAAAGAAAATAATCAGGTGCTTGTTCAAGATCTTGAACGCTTGACTAAAACCTACCTTCTTCCTGAAAGTGATGGAAATCATGTTCGTCGTCTTCAAGCAGAATTGGCTGCATTTGATACGGCAATCATGGAAGTGACAGAGGATCAAGGTGAGTCAACACAAGCCTACTCTGCTCTTGAAGAACAGTTGGAAATGCTTCAAAGCAACCTCAAGGATATAGAGGATGAGCAAATCTCTGTTAGCGAACGACTTGCGCAAATTGAAAAAGACGACCTCAATGCTCGCCAAAAAGCAAATGTCTATGTGAACCGTTTGCATACTATCAAACGTTACATGGAGAAGAGAAACTTGCCAGGTATTCCTCAAAGTTTCTTGAAACTTTTCTTTACTGCAAGTCATAACACAGAAGATTTGATGGCAGAGTTAGAACAACCACAAGTGAATATTGAATCGGTTAAACGAATTCTTGAAATTGCAACAAATGATATGGAAGCACTTGAAACAGAAACCTATGATATCGTTCAATATGCAACCTTGACGGAGCAACTACTCCAATACTCAAACCGTTACCGTTCATTTGATGAGCGTATCCAAGAGGCCTTCAACGAAGCGCTTGAAATTTTTGAAAAAGAGTTTGACTACCAGGCATCATTTGAAAAAATTTCACAAGCCTTGGAAGTTGCTGAACCAGGGGTTACAAACCGTTTTGTAA contains the following coding sequences:
- a CDS encoding HAD-IA family hydrolase; protein product: MKYHDYIWDLGGTLLDNYETSTAAFVETLAQYGIEQEHDCVYEALKVSTAFAIEKFAPDIEDFLEHYKENEARELEHPVLFEGIPELLKDISDKGGRHFLVSHRNDQVLELLAKTQIANYFTEVVTASSGFKRKPDPESMIYLRDKYHITSGLVIGDRNIDVEAGKAAGLDAYLFNNVATLRQAIDM
- the ezrA gene encoding septation ring formation regulator EzrA, encoding MSNGQLIYLMVAIAVILILAYVTAIFLRKRNVSRLTALEERKEELYNLPVNDEVEAVKNMHLIGQSQVTFREWNQKWVDLSLNSFADIENHLFEAESYNNSFRFFKAAHKIDQIESQIGLIEEDIAAIRNALSELEKQESKNSGRVLHALDLFESLQHTVAEDSEKYGKALPEIEKQLENIQSEFSQFVTLNSSGDPVEAAAILDSTENHILALTHIVERIPALVETLTKELPEQLADLEEGYRKLLDANYHFTETDIESRFQLLHESLKNNQENIRQLELDNAEYENNRIQEEINALYDIFTREIAAQKVVESLLATLPTYLNHLKENNQVLVQDLERLTKTYLLPESDGNHVRRLQAELAAFDTAIMEVTEDQGESTQAYSALEEQLEMLQSNLKDIEDEQISVSERLAQIEKDDLNARQKANVYVNRLHTIKRYMEKRNLPGIPQSFLKLFFTASHNTEDLMAELEQPQVNIESVKRILEIATNDMEALETETYDIVQYATLTEQLLQYSNRYRSFDERIQEAFNEALEIFEKEFDYQASFEKISQALEVAEPGVTNRFVTSYEKTREAIRF
- the gyrB gene encoding DNA topoisomerase (ATP-hydrolyzing) subunit B — protein: MTEEIKNQQAQDYDASQIQVLEGLEAVRMRPGMYIGSTSKEGLHHLVWEIVDNSIDEALAGFASHIQVFIEPDNSITVVDDGRGIPVDIQEKTGRPAVETVFTVLHAGGKFGGGGYKVSGGLHGVGSSVVNALSTQLDVHVHKNGKIHYQEYRRGHVVADLEVVGDTDKTGTTVHFTPDPEIFTETTTFDFEKLNKRIQELAFLNRGLRISITDRREGLEQTKHYHYEGGIASYVEYINENKDVIFDTPIYTDGEMDDITVEVAMQYTTGYHENVMSFANNIHTHEGGTHEQGFRTALTRVINDYARKNKLLKDNEDNLTGEDVREGLTAVISVKHPNPQFEGQTKTKLGNSEVVKITNRLFSDAFSDFLMENPQIAKRIVEKGILAAKARVAAKRAREVTRKKSGLEISNLPGKLADCSSNNPAETELFIVEGDSAGGSAKSGRNREFQAILPIRGKILNVEKASMDKILANEEIRSLFTAMGTGFGAEFDVTKARYQKLVLMTDADVDGAHIRTLLLTLIYRYMKPILEAGYVYIAQPPIYGVKVGSEIKEYIQPGADQEIKLQEALARHSEGRSKPTIQRYKGLGEMDDHQLWETTMDPEHRLMARVSVDDAAEADKIFDMLMGDRVEPRREFIEENAVYSTLDV
- a CDS encoding bifunctional DnaQ family exonuclease/ATP-dependent helicase; protein product: MNARNDRYVVVDLEATSTGSKAKIIQVGIVVIENGEIIDQYATDVNPHEPLDSHIKELTGLTDQRLAVAPEFSQVAGKIFELVKDGIFVAHNVQFDANLLAEFLFFEGYELRTPRVDTVELAQVLYPQFEKYNLGILCQELGIELEHAHTALSDAQATAELLLYMRQKLFELPKGLLESLLNLADNLLYESYLVIEEVYQQQSLLSSPDLMELHGLFLRKESKGLVPRKLSKDFAKNISLLGLEERPQQLEFAEKIEQLLEEHQISFIQAQTGLGKTYGYLLPALNLESQAGILVSVPTKILQNQIMQEEGQRLKEVFHLEIHSLKGPQNYLKLDAFHQVFHRPESNRLFTRFKMQLLIWLTETETGDLDEIGQLYRYQHFLPELVHDGKLSKKSLFATEDFWKRGQEKCKTSRVLLTNHAYLVTRLEDNPEFVDNRLVILDEAQKMLLALENLAQQAYHLEDLVTQIEKSLESEEDLVQKRLLESISFECRYLMEQYQSGLKNGKWLDSLEELRQHFSELALPEYREIANFFTSDREFWLATAEKSSKDVLICSSKKGRFILADLLPEDCRLLGVSATLEISNRVSLADLLGFPDAPLVKLDVAKQEQQEVFLVNDFPLVTEVSPFDYASEVASVIRRLQAFQEPLLVLFTSKEMLLAVSDLLDQPHLAQYKNGEPSQLKKRFEKGERQILLGTGSFWEGVDFSTHPCVIQVIPRLPFQNHQEPLTKKLNQELRQEGKNPFYDYQLPMAIIRLKQALGRTVRRPDQGSVAVILDSRVVSKRYGKQIAQALSKERAVQVLSIEQLEPAVADFLQFRRNRMKEKSQKEKR
- a CDS encoding FtsW/RodA/SpoVE family cell cycle protein, yielding MKRSLDSRVDYSLLLPVFCLLVIGVVAIYIAVSHDYPNNVLPILGQQIAWIALGLVIGFVVMFFNTEFLWKVTPYLYGLGLALMVLPLVFYNPNLVASTGAKNWVSIGGTTLFQPSEFMKISYILMLARAIVRFTQKHKEWRRTIPLDFLLIGWMIAFTIPVLILLALQSDLGTALVFVAIFSGMVLLSGVSWKIIIPVFATGVTAVAGFMAIFISKDGRAFLHQIGMPTYQINRILAWLNPFDFAQTTTYQQAQGQIAIGSGGLFGQGFNVSNLLIPVRESDMIFTVIAEDFGFIGSVFVVALYLLLIYRMLKITLRSNNQFYTYISTGFIMMLLFHIFENIGAVTGLLPLTGIPLPFISQGGSAIISNLIGVGLLLSMSYQTNLAEEKSGKVPFKRKKVVLKQIK
- a CDS encoding DJ-1 family glyoxalase III: MATVAVILAQGFEEIEALTVVDVLRRANISCDMVGFEEHVTGSHGIQVKADRIFDSDLSDYDLVVLPGGMPGSAHLRDNQALISEIKAFDKAGKKIAAICAAPIALHQAGVLKDKHFTCYDGVQEQITDGIYQKQTVVVDGNLTTSRGPSTALAFAYELVEQLGGDAESLRVGMLYRDVFGNQQ